Below is a genomic region from Papilio machaon chromosome 19, ilPapMach1.1, whole genome shotgun sequence.
agccgttcttgagttataaatagtgtaactaacacgactttcttttatatatatagaccagcttttacccgcgactccgtccgcgcggaataaaaaatagaaaacggggtaaaaattatcctatgtccgtttcctgtttctaagctacctgcccatcaattttcagctaaatcagttcgaccaatcttgagttataaatagtgtaactaacacgactttcttttatatatatagaagacgATCAACTGATAATGTCGATTTggattaataaaatcttttcgaGCTATGACCtactaacttatttttacagaGACACAGatgagaaaaattaattaaaaaagagaaattatcaaaaaataaaaaaaatattaggatTCATGATAGATCCTttgatatctttaaatttttattctttataaatgTCTAGATTATATTCGActagaataaacaaaaacatgacAAAGCGCAAACTTAAAGCGCTTGTAAAATGCTAAATACCCGGTCtaatattcgaaaaaaaactaaccaaTGCTAGAAATCAAAGACCTTTATGTTGAGTAGAAGCATCAGAGGGCCTAGCGCGAAAAATTACGAGAAAGTATTTGaaacgtcatcgacaaaatttgtattcgATGTGTACAGCGTAAAGTATCCactttttgacatattttatagatgacgtaaaaaaaggaatatcAAACATTATCCTGATAGACCCTcagaaataaagaattaactgaaatataacaagaaaacaaatgaaaaactttTGCCTTGCACTTGGCTGTTTTGAACAAATTATGGTCGCCAATTTGTTATCCGAAATAAATGATCGTTTCTGAGATATTATAGATTCTATCAatgaaattatcaaatatgTGATTTTATCAATGACATTAAATGCAGTATTAAGAATAAATAGCAATTctgaagtaataaataacgCAGTGCATCGAAGATCTCTTACAGAATCGACTGGAGGGAAATTGCATCGCAAAAGGCGTCAATTAGACGCAATGATTGGTAAGTATTTTGTCATCccttttaaaatctaaaaaaaaaacggataTAGTGATATGTccttacatatatttattttttcaattgaaGATACAGGTTGATTAAAAActctttacaattattttatttttaaatcttactaatattacaaatgcgaatgtttagatggttggatgtttgtttgaaggatcttgatgaaatttagtacagacgtagaacatagtttggaagaacacataggctactatattgtttttttatttccacgcCCACGGAATCGTGGGCAACATCTagttatcaataattttaacagtggtggACGCCAGCAAATATATCATATATTGCACTAATGTGCCGTCttgaccggtgcaataccacgaccacacagaagacagacgtcaagtggaagtaattccgtgtACAGTcggatgagtgtggtgctggaggaCTAATTTcagtcttctttcccttccctgTCTTTTTCTTATACGGTAACGAAAGAGGTTTTGACGGAGAAGCGAGCGAATTATTATGCGTTTCCTCCGTCAATTTAAGGTAGTTAACGTATCTAAAATTGCGGATTTCTATGGGCAGCGCTATTTCGGTAGATTCAGATAGCCTCTTGCTCGTTTATCACCTTATAATTAAGAATATATTGTAGTACTAGTTTAATCAAAGACATTAAAAGGGATGACAGtagttagttagtagtaggggctcagttttccgcaactccacgacaagcgcgtattttgcgtgaaggCAGGCTGTAGGTTACTCCAGCCAGCCCAGCTCGCTTATGTATGATGACATAAGAAACATGATATCTATGTATAGATGACAGTATATATTGATACAAGTGTTACTACAGTTCTAGTTCTtctaaatagaaatagaaaatgaattaattgCCCTtcgtaaatagaaaattaatttcagttaaagtattaataggttaattaaatgtatatattttttaattgtttgccACTGAAACGGTTTTCAATTCGAcacttttattatctattgCGATGTTAATCATGTTATCTAAAATCAAATCAACaatcataacaataaaaacaccgctcttttcaattttttccAATACATTGATAGCAAAAGAATATCACTCGAAGATTATCAACTACCATcagattacatatttttaaaggttatGAAATATAGGAAATTTTACTACGACTATTCTagacgttttttttatatttttagaagatAATGTTACTTTTCAACAGGTGCTGTTTCGTATAATATGAATGAatctttgtcaaattttagGTGGAATATTTCTATTGGCCCTATTGGCGTTAGGCCATGGGATGCCACGAGATGTTCCAGATCCTCAAGATATTAAAGTAGATGAGGAGGTATTCCAGGAAGATAGAAGGGTCGTTCCTGATGAACGTTGTCCTGTAAACAAGACACATTACCTTCTTCCACATGACTACGATTGCACCAAGTTTTACTATTGTGAATACGGTCTCAGATGGATTGCACCAAGAGACTGTGCTTCTGGCACTGAATTTTCTGCTGAATTACAAGTAAGTTGTAACTATGACGCTATATAATTTCAGTAGTTATCGAGAGATTATTAATTCAGGCGTAGTCCATAAAGACATTCCATCAATAATCCTAACACTATTTGTCTCATTTTTTGCAGGTTTGCATTCATCCAACATTGGCGAATTGTACTCTTCCTGGATCTCCTACACCGCCAGACGATTCAACCACTACAACAATAACATGTCCACCTGCAAGCACAACAACTACTTCGACAACAACTCCTTCAACAATATGTCCACCAACAACTACTCCTTCAACAACAACAATCACTACAccatcaacaacaacaaccaCAACAccatcaacaacaacaacaactccatcAACAACCACAACAGCTcctacaacaacaacaactccatcAACAACGACAACAGCTCCTACAACAATAAGCCCACCAGCAACAACTACAACAACAACACCTTCAACAATATGTccaccagcaacaacaacttCATCACCAACAACACcgacaacaacaacaaccGCACGGCCACCTTGTGGTGGTCAAGGAACACTACCAAACGGTTGCCCCGCAGACTTCACCATACACCAGTTGTTGCCGCACGAAAATAACTGCTCCAAGTTTTATTATTGCTTGAGAGGAGAACTTCTAGAGCGGGAATGTAAACCAGGAACACATTTCAATGCGCAGTTACAGGTAACTATCGTTTACAGTTTTCTAAGATAAAATCGTCTTAGAGGGGGAACTACTGTGCCCCCAGATAGGAAATGTTTAGAAAGTCTAGATTAGATTAGATAAAGACATGCAGATACTATTTAAAAGACATTATCGTTAATGTAATAAGtgcaaacaaatattatatttctgtacGATTACGAGGCGAAGTCTTCCAAGATCACACGTGAGGCAACGGCTTaaccgttcttaattaatttactattaaatattgtaaaaggtTTGCGATTTGCCGATAAACGCTGGTTGTGACCCTAACGTTGGAGGAGGATGCGATTGCGGTGATGGCGAAAATGGTGGTGGCGGAGGTGGAGGTGAAGGAGGAGATGGTGGGGATGGAGAAAGTGGTGGTGATCTAGACGAAACTGAACTCCTGCCTAACGGTTGCCCCGCTGACTTCTCCGTCCACAAACTACTGCCGCATAAATGCGACTGTACGAAATTCTTTTATTGCATTCGTGGTGAAAAGGTTGAACACTCCTGTCCATCTGGATTGCACTTCAGTCCTACGCTACAGGTAAATTCATTTTAGTatgatcttaaaaaaatatgccttagtaacattaattaaagatattaacCTAAGTAATAACATGTTAAAccgagaaaatattttcatttcaaatgtGGACTTGcaaaaattattagttaaacTTAACGTTACTAGTATGATAAGCTAGGACTATGATGCATTTCActattataactttttctatatgtaaagggaaataaaaaaatatattttaaggtttGCACTTTCCCTGCGGACGCTGGCTGTGATAATAATGGTGGCGAGGGCGGAGATAGCGGTGGTGGCGATGGCGGAGATGGCGGCGGTGGCGATGGCGATGGCGGAGACGGCGGTGGTGGCGATGGTGATGGCGAAGGAGACGGTGGCAATGGTAACAACAGGTGCGAGACTGATTGCAATGTAGCGCCATGGCCTCACAACACCGATTGCGACAAATTCTGGAGATGCGACGGCAAAACAGCAGCATTAGTTGTTTGTTCCGAAGGTTTACACTTCAACGCGAAAACACAAACATGTGACTTCATTTGCTACGCTAATTGTGAAAGGAAAAGCATTCAAGCGACTAATCATGATTCCGGATTGACGCTCTTCATACCTTGGGACAGAGTTGACCATAATTGGGTCGGACAGTATATTGGCCATCTCTGaacataatgttttgtttagttaatttttaagtaaagaaaatacaagaaaataaattatttaatttaatttttcctttatttcatatttcgtGAAAATCTTATATTCAATCTTGGCTGAAgactgttttttatatatttgtcttCACATTCCTTTTTGGGAAAATATCACCATCTGACGAAAGCtggtaataacattttaaaagtttcctGAAATCATTGAAGGGGAATTATCATCAATCTTGTTCCACTAGATGGCAGGAGCTGCCTATTACAAACAAACCAgacattacttttaaaaccattttagaacataaaaattgaatgtcgaaaaaaaacttgcaaGTCCTTAGTAAATCTGTtaccataaattaaattaaaattctaaaatcccATCAATAagttcaaaaatacatttataaattgttttctatCCGACAATAGATGGCGTCAGGAAcgattttttcattaaaacttcgcaaacgaaaaaataattttacttaaaacaagtgttttttatggttacattaaatgataattgcaatagaagattatttttatctgacAAGCTATTCTAACAGATATCAGTGGCCACCCAGTAATGATTTAAATCGCTTTGCGTGTTACATAGTTAAATGCATGACACAAAATCAATTGACGTTAATATCTtcgtctaaaaaaaaacatttacgaaACTGAATACAAATCTAGACAATCAATACATATAATGCTATACAAAAATTCcctttttcaattcaattgaaaaaaaaaaacctattgaaaaatttatgattttttttataaagtctCAGTTACAACTGATGGATAACCAGACAAAGAGTACCcgcttttatatacatacaaaaagtAATCTGTGACGGTAGGGCTGCGAAAAGCGCTTTCAAAAGCTATATCTCATAATTTTCAGCGCATTCATATTTTGTTGGAAGCGCTGAGTGATTACTGCAACAAACCGAACGGTGACGACGGAGAAAAAAGCAGACAAAGCGATGCTTGTTTAGCTTTGGGCGGTGGAAAGAGCTTTAAATGTGcgtgacaaattaaaacatcGTATCTTATCATATAAggataataaacaaaacgtAAATGTGTCATATCTTGTGGACTCTCTATAATGGTGTCATTAACCCTAACTCCATGGTTGACCTAATGAAATTGTTACTTAACTTACAATTAGGCTTCTATGATTATtgcacaatttaaaaaaataactaactatGAATTTCAACCGAGACCCTTaggtaaataacaaattaaacattgtCGTCTCTATATTTGCAAAGATAATGTAGGGATGTCGTTATGTCGGGATGTGTTACAAGTCTGAAGAACCGACTGATTGTATCTGTAAAATCAAAAGCACAAAACAATAGTAAATCCTGCAAAAACATCTATTGCAATGTAGAATGAATGTAAAGAACGAAGTGCAAATGTGTGTGTGGGAGGCCTAAATTTAGTCCCTCTTCTCACTCTTTTCCTGTAAGGAACGGATGTGAAGAGGATGTAAATTTGGCGGAATAAGGGACTCATATCACCCTTCCGCCGTCAATTTAAGATAGACAACGTATAATGCAATTACTGATGTCTatagcaagcggtcaccttcCTATATGTGCGAATTAAAACACGGACGAAATCACTTTCAGctaattttctataaaatagattaaaaagctaatatattaaatattgtttcttttaattaaaaagttattaaagtatttgtaTAAACCGCGAGCTCACCTCAGCGAGAATAAATCTATGAACAAAGAGCATTGTAATTCTTGAGACGCGGCATGGGGTGAGCGCGACGGTTGTGGACGCCGCGCGGAATAATATCTTAATCCAATCGCGAACAGATGTTTAAATTCGAATCTCATTATATTAGTAGGGTAACGGCTCTCGATTTTGTACAGTTAAAcgtttattatgttattatgtttCGATCGGTTAAATCGAAGAGTTTTTCACACTTCATTAtacacatcttactaatattataaatgcgaatgtttagatggatggatgtttgtttgaacatatctccagaacggcttaatggatctcgatgaaatttggcatgtagatgtctggaagaacacataggctacttatgttttttttaattacgcgcggacgtagtcgcagGAGACAGCTAGtctgaaaataaaagataaagaagaaaaaatcgAGATAAACTTAGATTTAATTCTGTGAAGGTAAATGACAACAACTTATACATAATCTAAATACATgtaataaggttttttttttagtaaaaacgCTTCGCTTAAAAATCGATATCAAAAATGTTGTAgtatctattatttaaattattttattaaattcgttGACTATGTTTAGTGTGTTTACCCTACAACAAAAAGACAAAGCAAAGGATTATTTAGTTGTACAGTTGagtagataaattattttggagcatgtataaaacaaaacacaaaatttcatgcaatataaaatattttttttaaatcgaagttaaaaaaatcaccaacaatgtaatttttttttatttttaactctaaATTTCATATCGATTTGTCACCTCATAGGTAGAAATGTGTTTCAATTAATGCGGCATTTTAGTGTCCATTGAAATTGGTCGGTTTTTCACAAAACAAACGGGTATAAAACCGCTTGTG
It encodes:
- the LOC106709506 gene encoding uncharacterized protein LOC106709506; the protein is MIGKFIFLALLALAQGMPWDDIISENADVEAISDEETLISDRLVPDERCPEDQSHFLIPHDYDCTKFYYCEYGLRWIQPRDCALGTEFSAEIQVCIHPVLANCTLPGSPTPPPETTPSTTTTTPTTTTTTTSAPTTTTTTPAPTTTTTTTTTLAPTTTTTTTTPAPTTTTTTTTTPAPTTTPEPTTTPEPTTTTTTTTTPEPTTTTTTTTTPEPTTTTTTTTTPAPTTTPEPTTTTTTTTPAPTTSTTTSTTTTTPAPTTTSTTTTQAPTTTTLAPTTPPSCGSNETLPNGCPADFSIHKLLPHETNCSQFYYCVRGELELRQCSAGLHFNPVLEVCDYPENAGCESNGGGGNSNNDKCKDGCNVLPWPHETDCDKFWRCDGEKATVVVCSEGLHFNADTQTCDFICYANCERKEIQATSHSAGLKLFIPWHRVDHNWVGQYIDELNSEVINNAVHRRSLTESTGGKLHRKRRQLDAMIGGIFLLALLALGHGMPRDVPDPQDIKVDEEVFQEDRRVVPDERCPVNKTHYLLPHDYDCTKFYYCEYGLRWIAPRDCASGTEFSAELQVCIHPTLANCTLPGSPTPPDDSTTTTITCPPASTTTTSTTTPSTICPPTTTPSTTTITTPSTTTTTTPSTTTTTPSTTTTAPTTTTTPSTTTTAPTTISPPATTTTTTPSTICPPATTTSSPTTPTTTTTARPPCGGQGTLPNGCPADFTIHQLLPHENNCSKFYYCLRGELLERECKPGTHFNAQLQVCDLPINAGCDPNVGGGCDCGDGENGGGGGGGEGGDGGDGESGGDLDETELLPNGCPADFSVHKLLPHKCDCTKFFYCIRGEKVEHSCPSGLHFSPTLQVCTFPADAGCDNNGGEGGDSGGGDGGDGGGGDGDGGDGGGGDGDGEGDGGNGNNRCETDCNVAPWPHNTDCDKFWRCDGKTAALVVCSEGLHFNAKTQTCDFICYANCERKSIQATNHDSGLTLFIPWDRVDHNWVGQYIGHL